One segment of Cystobacter fuscus DSM 2262 DNA contains the following:
- the araA gene encoding L-arabinose isomerase yields MIDLKTQEVWFLTGSQHLYGNEALAKVAANSRQIAEYLDSCGKLPVRVVCKPTLTDAEAIQNVCLEANNSPNCVGVITWMHTFSPSKMWVAGLSRLQKPLAHLHTQTERELPWDKIDMEFMNLNQSAHGDREFGFIGARLRLERKIIVGYWKDEDVLTKLDGWARSACGLAESRRMKIVRFGGMNMREVAVTGGDRLEAQIQLGWSVNGHAVGDLVGRIADVSDAEVDAQLSVYEDSYTLVPALRKGGERRSGLRDAARQEIGMRGFLREGGFSAFTTTFEDLHGLKQLPGLACQRLMAEGYGFGAEGDWKTAALLRVMKVMSAGRPGGASFMEDYTYHLAKGRELVLGAHMLEVCPSISDSKPSLEVHPLDIGGKAPPCRLVFAAGTGPALNATLVDMGGRMRMIVNELEVVKAESPMPNLPVAHAVWKPLPDFKSSCEAWILAGGAHHSGFSRAVSVSQLQDFAAMAGLEFIHIGPGTSLTALKNELRWNDIAYRLAR; encoded by the coding sequence ATGATTGACTTGAAGACGCAGGAAGTGTGGTTCCTCACGGGCAGTCAGCACCTGTATGGCAACGAGGCCCTCGCGAAGGTCGCCGCCAACTCACGCCAGATCGCCGAGTACCTCGACTCTTGCGGCAAGCTGCCGGTCCGCGTGGTCTGCAAGCCCACGCTCACCGACGCCGAGGCCATCCAGAACGTCTGCCTGGAGGCCAACAACTCGCCGAACTGCGTGGGCGTCATCACCTGGATGCACACCTTCTCGCCGTCGAAGATGTGGGTCGCCGGGCTGTCGCGCCTCCAGAAGCCCCTGGCCCACCTGCATACCCAGACCGAGCGGGAGCTGCCCTGGGACAAGATCGACATGGAGTTCATGAACCTGAACCAGTCCGCCCATGGCGACCGTGAGTTCGGGTTCATCGGGGCCCGGCTGCGGCTGGAGCGGAAGATCATCGTCGGCTACTGGAAGGACGAGGATGTCCTGACGAAGCTCGACGGCTGGGCGCGGTCGGCCTGCGGCCTCGCCGAGTCGCGGCGCATGAAGATCGTCCGCTTCGGCGGCATGAACATGAGGGAGGTGGCCGTCACCGGCGGCGACCGCCTCGAGGCGCAGATCCAGCTCGGCTGGTCCGTCAATGGCCACGCGGTGGGAGACCTGGTCGGGCGCATCGCCGACGTGAGCGACGCCGAGGTGGATGCCCAGCTCTCGGTGTACGAGGACTCGTACACCCTCGTCCCCGCCCTGCGGAAGGGCGGCGAGCGCCGTTCGGGCCTGCGCGATGCGGCGCGGCAGGAGATCGGCATGCGCGGCTTCCTGCGCGAGGGCGGCTTCAGCGCCTTCACCACCACCTTCGAGGATCTCCACGGGCTCAAGCAACTGCCCGGCCTCGCCTGCCAGCGGCTCATGGCGGAGGGCTACGGCTTCGGCGCGGAGGGTGACTGGAAGACGGCCGCGCTGCTGCGCGTCATGAAGGTGATGAGCGCGGGACGCCCCGGGGGCGCCTCCTTCATGGAGGACTACACGTACCACCTGGCCAAGGGGCGCGAGCTCGTGCTCGGCGCGCACATGCTCGAGGTCTGCCCGTCGATCTCCGACAGCAAGCCGTCGCTCGAGGTGCACCCGCTCGACATCGGCGGCAAGGCGCCGCCCTGCCGTCTGGTCTTCGCGGCCGGGACCGGTCCCGCGCTCAACGCGACCCTCGTCGACATGGGAGGGCGCATGCGGATGATCGTGAACGAGCTGGAAGTGGTGAAGGCCGAGAGCCCGATGCCGAACCTGCCCGTGGCGCACGCCGTCTGGAAGCCCCTGCCCGACTTCAAGAGCAGCTGCGAGGCGTGGATCCTCGCGGGCGGCGCGCACCACTCGGGCTTCAGCCGCGCCGTCTCCGTCTCCCAGCTCCAGGACTTCGCGGCGATGGCGGGCCTCGAGTTCATCCACATCGGTCCGGGGACGAGCCTCACCGCCCTCAAGAACGAGCTGCGCTGGAACGACATCGCCTACCGGCTGGCCCGCTAG
- a CDS encoding ABC transporter substrate-binding protein: MKSVTFKVASAVLVFLALIPGAVLAKDSIVLGFSQVGAESEWRTANTQSIKEAATQEGITLKFSDAQQKQENQIKAIRSFIAQRVNVIAFSPVVETGWEPVLREAKAARIPVILTDRAVSVKDESLWLSFLGSDFVEEGRRAAKWLVGYAPIQELAAKGEVNIVELQGTVGSAPAIDRKKGFEEVLKDQPKFKIIRSQTGDFTRAKGKEVMEAFLKAEGKKINVLYAHNDDMAIGAIQAIEEAGLKPGKDVIIVSIDAVKGAFEAMIAGKLNCTVECNPQLGPQLMRLVKDVVAGKQVPRRIVTQESVFPQESAAREFPNRKY; the protein is encoded by the coding sequence ATGAAGAGTGTCACGTTCAAGGTCGCTTCCGCGGTCCTCGTCTTCCTCGCGCTGATTCCCGGTGCCGTGCTGGCCAAGGACTCCATCGTGCTCGGCTTCTCCCAGGTGGGTGCCGAGAGCGAGTGGCGCACGGCCAACACCCAGTCGATCAAGGAGGCCGCCACCCAGGAGGGCATCACCCTGAAGTTCTCCGATGCCCAGCAGAAGCAGGAGAACCAGATCAAGGCCATCCGCTCCTTCATCGCCCAGCGGGTGAACGTGATCGCCTTCTCGCCCGTGGTCGAGACCGGCTGGGAGCCCGTCCTGCGCGAGGCCAAGGCGGCCCGCATCCCCGTCATCCTCACCGACCGCGCCGTCTCCGTGAAGGACGAGTCGCTCTGGCTCTCCTTCCTGGGCTCGGACTTCGTGGAGGAGGGCCGCCGCGCCGCGAAGTGGCTCGTCGGCTACGCGCCCATCCAGGAGCTCGCCGCCAAGGGCGAGGTGAACATCGTCGAGCTCCAGGGCACGGTGGGCTCCGCTCCCGCCATCGATCGCAAGAAGGGCTTCGAGGAGGTCCTGAAGGACCAGCCGAAGTTCAAGATCATCCGCTCGCAGACTGGTGACTTCACCCGCGCCAAGGGCAAGGAAGTCATGGAGGCGTTCCTCAAGGCCGAGGGCAAGAAGATCAACGTGCTCTACGCGCACAACGACGACATGGCCATTGGCGCCATCCAGGCCATCGAGGAGGCCGGCCTGAAGCCCGGCAAGGACGTGATCATCGTGTCCATCGACGCGGTGAAGGGTGCCTTCGAGGCGATGATCGCCGGCAAGCTCAACTGCACGGTGGAGTGCAACCCGCAGCTGGGGCCGCAGCTGATGCGCCTGGTGAAGGACGTGGTGGCCGGCAAGCAGGTGCCCCGGCGCATCGTCACGCAGGAGTCCGTGTTCCCCCAGGAGAGCGCCGCCCGCGAGTTCCCGAACCGCAAGTACTGA
- a CDS encoding sugar ABC transporter ATP-binding protein has protein sequence MMPTVPVLEMRGISKRFSGVQALQGVDFRLLPGEVHTVMGQNGAGKSTLIKILTGVHRPDSGRILLRGQEIKPRSPLEARKLGISTVYQEVNLCPNLSVAENICLGQDASETFAIRWKQMHQKAEALLADLNLQLDVTAPLSSYSIAVQQVCAIARALSTQAKILILDEPTSSLAEDEVKMLLSVMRKLRAQGMAILFVTHFLEQVFEISDRITVLRNGELVGEYPVQEVSRIELVTRMVGREVAGPGPGRGKSARVPAGTQAVVDEAPASAEGPFLSAEGLGRRGSVQDVGLEVRRGKALGMGGLLGSGRTELARLLFGIDRAEKGSIKIEGRAARISSPLEAIQHGIGFCPEDRKHEGIVGELSIRENILLALQAKRGIFRTLSRKRQDELAAGYIEALGIKTPSAEKPISQLSGGNQQKVLLARWLATEPRMLILDEPTRGIDVAAKHEIMGKVMELCDKGMAILFISSEIEEVLCYSDRIAVMRDRRKVSEIKSGEADESMVFKIIAGGQV, from the coding sequence ATGATGCCAACCGTTCCAGTGCTCGAAATGAGGGGAATCTCGAAGCGATTCTCCGGCGTCCAGGCGCTCCAGGGCGTGGACTTCCGCCTGCTGCCCGGCGAGGTCCATACCGTCATGGGCCAGAATGGCGCGGGCAAGTCCACGCTGATCAAGATCCTCACGGGGGTTCATCGTCCGGACTCGGGCCGCATCCTGCTGCGAGGTCAGGAGATCAAACCCCGGAGCCCGCTCGAGGCACGCAAGCTGGGCATCAGCACGGTGTACCAGGAGGTCAACCTCTGCCCGAACCTCTCGGTCGCCGAGAACATCTGCCTCGGCCAGGACGCCTCCGAGACCTTTGCCATCCGCTGGAAGCAGATGCACCAGAAGGCGGAGGCGCTGCTGGCGGACCTCAACCTCCAGCTCGACGTCACCGCTCCCCTCTCCTCCTACTCCATCGCGGTGCAGCAGGTGTGCGCCATCGCCCGCGCCCTGAGCACGCAGGCGAAGATCCTCATCCTCGACGAGCCCACCTCGAGTCTCGCCGAGGACGAGGTGAAGATGCTCCTGTCGGTCATGAGGAAGCTCCGGGCGCAGGGGATGGCCATCCTCTTCGTCACCCACTTCCTCGAGCAGGTCTTCGAGATCTCCGACCGCATCACCGTCCTCAGGAACGGAGAGCTCGTCGGCGAGTACCCCGTCCAGGAGGTGTCGCGTATCGAGCTGGTCACCCGGATGGTCGGCCGCGAGGTGGCCGGGCCGGGCCCGGGCCGGGGCAAGAGCGCGCGTGTCCCCGCGGGCACGCAGGCCGTCGTGGACGAGGCGCCCGCTTCGGCCGAGGGGCCCTTCCTCAGCGCGGAGGGACTCGGCCGGCGGGGCTCGGTCCAGGACGTGGGCCTGGAGGTGAGGCGGGGCAAGGCCCTGGGCATGGGAGGGCTGCTGGGCTCCGGACGGACCGAACTCGCCCGGCTGCTCTTCGGCATCGATCGGGCCGAGAAGGGCTCCATCAAGATCGAGGGCCGGGCCGCGCGGATCTCCTCCCCCCTGGAGGCCATCCAGCACGGCATCGGCTTCTGCCCGGAGGATCGCAAGCACGAGGGAATCGTGGGCGAGCTGTCGATCCGCGAGAACATCCTGCTCGCGCTCCAGGCCAAGCGGGGCATCTTCCGCACGCTCTCGCGCAAGCGTCAGGACGAGCTCGCGGCGGGCTACATCGAGGCCCTCGGCATCAAGACCCCGAGCGCGGAGAAGCCCATCTCGCAGCTGTCGGGGGGAAACCAGCAGAAGGTCCTCCTCGCCCGCTGGCTGGCGACCGAGCCGCGCATGCTCATCCTCGATGAGCCGACCCGCGGCATCGACGTGGCGGCGAAGCACGAGATCATGGGGAAGGTGATGGAGCTGTGTGACAAGGGCATGGCCATCCTCTTCATCTCGTCGGAGATCGAGGAGGTGCTCTGCTACTCGGACCGCATCGCGGTCATGCGCGACCGGCGCAAGGTCAGTGAAATCAAGTCGGGCGAAGCGGACGAGAGCATGGTGTTCAAGATCATCGCGGGGGGACAGGTATGA
- a CDS encoding ABC transporter permease — translation MSAATKSPGASRASESLRALVRGRLFWPLVTLALLLSFNLAFNAHFFSITVRDGHLYGSLIDILNRAAPLMIVAMGLTLVIATHGIDISVGAVVAISGAVAATLIGGQLTPGGGSPEAAGHPMPLAIIAALGVAMALGMWNGALISFFGMQPIIATLILLVAGRGVAQLITGGQIITIYHTPYFFIGNGFLAGLPFSLFIVTAVLLLLLVLTRRTALGLFIEAVGLNPVAARFAGVRARAITFWAYAFCGLCAGIAGLIISSNVKSADGNNAGLLFELDAILAVVLGGTSLNGGRFTLVGSVLGALIIQTLTTTIYSVGVPPEVTLVVKAAVVFLVSILQSDRVRNRITSMGKLGEAL, via the coding sequence ATGAGCGCGGCCACGAAGTCCCCCGGGGCGTCCCGGGCATCCGAGTCCCTGCGAGCGCTGGTCAGGGGACGGCTCTTCTGGCCGCTGGTCACCCTGGCCCTGTTGCTCTCGTTCAACCTGGCCTTCAACGCGCACTTCTTCTCCATCACCGTCCGGGACGGCCATCTGTACGGCAGCCTGATCGACATCCTCAACCGCGCCGCGCCCCTGATGATCGTCGCCATGGGGCTGACGCTGGTGATCGCCACCCATGGCATCGACATCTCGGTGGGCGCGGTGGTGGCCATCTCGGGAGCGGTGGCGGCGACGCTGATCGGCGGTCAGCTCACTCCGGGCGGTGGATCACCAGAGGCGGCCGGCCATCCGATGCCGCTCGCCATCATCGCGGCCCTGGGCGTGGCGATGGCACTGGGAATGTGGAACGGCGCGCTCATCTCCTTCTTCGGCATGCAGCCCATCATCGCCACGCTGATCCTCCTGGTGGCGGGGCGCGGCGTGGCCCAGCTCATTACGGGCGGGCAGATCATCACCATCTACCACACCCCCTACTTCTTCATCGGCAACGGGTTCCTCGCGGGGCTGCCGTTCTCGCTCTTCATCGTGACCGCCGTGCTGCTGTTGCTGCTGGTGCTCACGCGCCGGACCGCACTGGGACTCTTCATCGAGGCGGTCGGGCTCAATCCCGTCGCCGCCCGCTTCGCGGGAGTCCGGGCGCGCGCCATCACCTTCTGGGCCTACGCCTTCTGTGGCCTGTGCGCCGGAATCGCGGGGCTCATCATCAGCTCGAACGTCAAGAGCGCGGACGGCAACAACGCGGGCCTGCTCTTCGAGCTGGATGCCATCCTCGCGGTGGTCCTGGGAGGAACGTCGCTCAATGGCGGCCGCTTCACGCTGGTGGGCAGCGTGCTGGGAGCCCTCATCATCCAGACCCTCACCACGACCATCTACTCCGTCGGCGTGCCGCCCGAGGTGACGCTGGTGGTGAAGGCCGCCGTCGTCTTTCTCGTCAGCATCCTGCAGTCCGACAGGGTGCGCAACCGCATCACCTCGATGGGCAAGCTGGGGGAGGCACTGTGA
- the yjfF gene encoding galactofuranose ABC transporter, permease protein YjfF, which yields MRNETDSRFFAAPRALPARAPARPRLDPRHLPFMVTLGLFGVMFGAGSVAFDGFFSLQVFLNLFIDNAFLLIAAVGMTFVIISGGIDLSVGSVTALTTMVLAHLVENRGWSPVLVIPLVLLMGATIGLIHGVVIQYFSLQPFIVTLAGMFLARGLCYLISVDSIAISHPFFTDISAIRYPLPFETSVSVNVVMALGVLLGAVYLAHSTRLGRTLYAIGGSEQSALLMGLPVARTKIFVYTFSGFCSALAGIAFTFYMLSGYGLHAQGMEMDAIAAVVVGGTLLTGGAGHVLGTLVGVLIYGTIQTLIMFEGSLSSWWTKIVIGLLLLVFCLLQKVLARAPARQGSTRAARQDTGQTHPVSSPIEQTAQVGG from the coding sequence GTGAGGAACGAGACCGACTCCAGGTTCTTCGCCGCGCCCCGCGCCCTCCCGGCTCGCGCGCCCGCGCGGCCCCGGCTGGATCCGCGGCACCTGCCGTTCATGGTCACCCTGGGACTGTTCGGGGTGATGTTCGGCGCGGGCTCGGTCGCGTTCGACGGCTTCTTCTCCCTCCAGGTCTTCCTCAACCTGTTCATCGACAACGCCTTCCTGCTGATCGCCGCGGTCGGGATGACCTTCGTCATCATCTCCGGCGGCATCGACCTGTCGGTGGGCTCGGTGACGGCGCTCACCACCATGGTGCTGGCGCACCTCGTCGAGAACCGGGGCTGGAGCCCCGTGCTGGTCATCCCGCTGGTCCTGCTGATGGGCGCCACCATCGGACTGATCCATGGGGTCGTCATCCAGTACTTCTCGCTCCAACCCTTCATCGTCACCCTGGCGGGCATGTTCCTCGCCCGGGGGCTCTGCTACCTCATCAGCGTCGACTCGATCGCCATCTCCCATCCCTTCTTCACCGACATCTCCGCGATCCGCTATCCCCTGCCCTTCGAGACCTCCGTCTCCGTCAATGTCGTCATGGCGCTGGGGGTCCTGCTCGGAGCGGTGTACCTGGCGCACTCCACGCGCTTGGGGCGGACGCTGTATGCCATTGGCGGCAGTGAGCAGTCCGCCCTGCTGATGGGCCTGCCGGTCGCGCGGACGAAGATCTTCGTCTACACGTTCAGTGGCTTCTGTTCCGCCCTGGCGGGCATCGCCTTCACCTTCTACATGCTCTCCGGCTACGGGTTGCACGCGCAGGGAATGGAGATGGATGCCATCGCGGCGGTGGTGGTGGGAGGGACCCTGCTCACGGGCGGCGCGGGCCATGTCCTGGGCACCCTGGTCGGCGTGTTGATCTACGGCACCATCCAGACCCTCATCATGTTCGAGGGCAGCCTCAGCTCCTGGTGGACGAAGATCGTCATTGGCCTGCTGCTGCTCGTCTTCTGCCTGCTGCAAAAGGTGCTGGCCAGAGCGCCCGCGCGCCAGGGGTCCACCCGCGCGGCCCGGCAGGACACCGGGCAGACCCACCCCGTTTCCTCCCCCATCGAGCAGACCGCCCAGGTGGGCGGGTAA
- the araD gene encoding L-ribulose-5-phosphate 4-epimerase AraD, translating to MESKYHALKERAWAANMEIPRRGLAIYTFGNVSALDARAGVFAIKPSGVPYDQLQVEHMVVVDLEGRIIEGTLRPSSDTRTHLVLYRNLKGVGGIVHTHSTYATGWAQAHLPIPIYGTTHADHLAEDVPCTEVMSAEAVERDYEMETGQQILECFRHRDPLHTPMVLVAGHAPFAWGETPEKAVYNAAVLEELAKMAFITRGIHPEAARLPDRLIRKHFERKHGPSAYYGQK from the coding sequence ATGGAATCGAAATACCACGCACTGAAAGAACGAGCCTGGGCGGCGAACATGGAGATCCCGCGGCGTGGGCTCGCCATCTATACCTTCGGCAATGTCTCCGCCCTGGACGCCCGGGCGGGCGTCTTCGCCATCAAGCCGAGCGGCGTGCCCTATGACCAGCTCCAGGTGGAGCACATGGTGGTGGTGGACCTCGAGGGGAGGATCATCGAGGGCACCCTGCGGCCCTCCTCCGACACGCGGACCCACCTCGTCCTGTACCGCAACCTCAAGGGCGTGGGGGGCATCGTCCACACGCACTCGACCTATGCCACCGGCTGGGCCCAGGCGCACCTGCCCATCCCCATCTATGGCACCACCCACGCCGACCACCTCGCCGAGGATGTGCCCTGCACGGAGGTCATGAGCGCCGAGGCGGTGGAACGCGACTACGAGATGGAGACCGGCCAGCAGATCCTGGAATGCTTCCGCCACCGCGACCCCCTGCACACGCCCATGGTGCTGGTGGCCGGACACGCGCCCTTCGCCTGGGGAGAAACCCCCGAGAAGGCGGTCTACAACGCCGCCGTGCTGGAGGAGCTCGCGAAGATGGCCTTCATCACCCGTGGGATTCATCCCGAAGCCGCGCGTCTCCCCGACCGGCTCATCCGCAAACACTTCGAGCGCAAGCACGGACCGAGCGCGTACTACGGCCAGAAGTAG
- a CDS encoding family 43 glycosylhydrolase — MAQRSSLPQLVRSLVVAALSLGLAAGNALAAPPKYTNSLIAQRADAQIFKHTDGYYYFTASVPEYDRIILRRATSIQGLASAAETVVWRKHSSGEMGAHIWAPELHFISGKWYIYFAAGASNDIWRIRMYALENSSSNPLTGSWTEKGSISTGLDSFSLDATTFEHNGQRYLLWAQSNPDSNVYIAKMSSPTTLAGSPVLLTRPEYAWETQGFRVNEGPAVLKKNGKIFVTYSASKTDDRYCLGMLTASDSSDLLNPASWRKSPTPVFVSNVNTSQYGPGHNFFTVSEDGQSDILVYHARPYQQINGDPLYDPNRHTRVQKIYWNADGTPNFGIPLADGVTPFRFKSYNLPNYVIRHWEFRGRLETNVNPLADSQFRLVPGLSGSGTVSFESANFPGYYLRHKNSEAWVEKSDGSTSFKNDASFYQRAGLASSTGSSFESYNYAGRYLRHFNYLLYVQPLSTATDKADATFIAD, encoded by the coding sequence ATGGCTCAACGCTCATCCCTCCCGCAGCTCGTGCGCTCCCTGGTCGTGGCGGCTCTGTCCCTGGGCCTCGCGGCGGGAAATGCCCTGGCTGCTCCCCCGAAGTATACGAACTCCCTGATTGCCCAGCGGGCAGATGCCCAGATCTTCAAGCATACCGACGGCTACTACTACTTCACGGCTTCCGTTCCGGAGTACGACCGGATCATCCTGCGGCGCGCGACGTCGATCCAGGGCCTGGCCTCCGCGGCGGAGACGGTGGTCTGGCGCAAGCATTCTTCCGGCGAGATGGGTGCGCACATCTGGGCGCCGGAGCTCCATTTCATCTCGGGCAAGTGGTACATCTACTTCGCGGCGGGTGCCTCCAACGACATCTGGAGGATCCGCATGTATGCCCTCGAGAACAGCAGTTCCAACCCGTTGACCGGGTCCTGGACCGAGAAGGGCTCCATCTCCACGGGATTGGATTCGTTCTCGCTCGATGCCACCACCTTCGAGCACAACGGCCAGCGATACCTGCTCTGGGCGCAGTCCAATCCGGACAGCAATGTGTACATCGCGAAGATGAGCAGCCCCACCACCCTCGCGGGCTCTCCGGTGCTGCTGACCCGGCCCGAGTACGCCTGGGAGACCCAGGGCTTCCGGGTCAACGAGGGCCCCGCGGTCCTCAAGAAGAACGGGAAGATCTTCGTCACCTACTCCGCCAGCAAGACCGATGACCGCTACTGCCTGGGCATGCTGACGGCCTCCGACAGCAGTGATCTCCTCAATCCCGCTTCCTGGCGGAAGTCGCCGACGCCCGTGTTCGTCAGCAACGTGAACACGAGCCAGTACGGCCCCGGCCACAACTTCTTCACCGTGTCCGAGGACGGCCAGAGCGACATTCTCGTCTACCACGCGCGCCCCTATCAGCAGATCAACGGGGACCCGCTGTACGATCCGAACCGCCACACCCGCGTGCAGAAGATCTACTGGAACGCGGACGGGACACCGAACTTCGGAATCCCGCTGGCGGATGGGGTCACGCCCTTCCGGTTCAAGTCGTACAACCTGCCCAACTACGTGATTCGTCACTGGGAGTTCCGGGGCCGGCTCGAGACCAATGTGAATCCCCTGGCGGATTCGCAATTCCGGCTCGTGCCGGGCCTCTCCGGCTCGGGAACGGTCTCGTTCGAGTCGGCGAACTTCCCGGGCTACTACCTGCGGCACAAGAACTCCGAGGCCTGGGTGGAGAAGAGTGATGGCTCCACCTCGTTCAAGAACGATGCGTCGTTCTACCAGCGCGCTGGCCTGGCGAGCAGCACGGGCTCGTCGTTCGAGTCGTACAACTACGCCGGGCGCTACCTGCGCCACTTCAACTACCTGCTCTACGTCCAGCCGCTCTCCACCGCCACGGACAAGGCGGACGCGACGTTCATCGCGGATTGA
- a CDS encoding glycoside hydrolase family 43 protein: MLALTSMALAVLTLLPAPASAATPVYTMTAFTNSSESNMYVYQSYDGTHYGLMKGPAYTPPSGLIRDPSLLRHTDGVYYVTYTTNWDGNTIGFARSTDRVNWTFMQNVTLPTANLQNTWAPEWFKDSDGSINIIVSLRTTGTSNFTPHVIKALNTSLTAWSSPVPLSGLGPNYIDTFIVKLGSTYHAFTKNETSKYIEYATASSLTGPYTFKGTGDWAGWGNWVEGPALVQLDNGSWRILFDGYSSGKYYYSDSANTFASWSAKKELPSLTGFVRHLTVLKEPGQAGDIRRLQSFNFPDRYARHYNYQARIEPNVSPVEDSRFRIVPGLADGNSAVSFESVNLPGYFLRHSNYVLVLARNDGTDQFKQDATFRDVAGLANSAWTSYQSYNVPGSYIRHSNYTLRIDPINSSTGQSDATFKEVSP, from the coding sequence ATGTTAGCGCTCACATCGATGGCCCTGGCGGTGCTCACGCTCCTGCCGGCCCCGGCCTCCGCCGCCACCCCGGTGTACACCATGACCGCGTTCACGAACTCGAGTGAATCGAACATGTACGTGTACCAGTCCTATGACGGCACCCATTACGGCTTGATGAAGGGGCCCGCCTATACACCTCCGTCGGGATTGATCCGCGACCCCAGCCTCCTGCGACACACGGACGGGGTGTACTACGTGACGTACACCACGAACTGGGACGGCAACACGATTGGCTTCGCCAGGAGCACCGATCGCGTGAACTGGACCTTCATGCAGAACGTCACGCTTCCGACGGCGAACCTGCAGAACACCTGGGCGCCCGAGTGGTTCAAGGACAGCGACGGCAGTATCAACATCATCGTCTCGCTGCGCACCACGGGCACCAGCAACTTCACCCCCCATGTCATCAAGGCACTCAACACCTCACTGACCGCCTGGTCCAGCCCCGTCCCCCTGTCGGGCCTGGGGCCCAACTACATCGACACGTTCATCGTCAAGCTGGGCAGCACCTACCATGCGTTCACCAAGAACGAGACGAGCAAGTACATCGAGTACGCGACGGCTTCCAGCTTGACCGGACCCTACACCTTCAAGGGCACCGGGGATTGGGCGGGCTGGGGCAACTGGGTGGAAGGTCCGGCCCTCGTCCAGTTGGACAATGGCTCCTGGCGGATCCTCTTCGACGGGTACTCGTCCGGGAAGTACTACTACAGCGACTCGGCCAACACCTTCGCCTCCTGGTCGGCGAAGAAGGAACTCCCCTCGCTCACGGGCTTCGTCCGGCACCTGACCGTGCTGAAGGAGCCGGGACAGGCCGGTGACATCCGTCGCCTCCAGTCCTTCAACTTCCCAGACCGTTACGCCCGCCATTACAACTATCAAGCCCGCATCGAGCCGAACGTGTCTCCGGTCGAGGATTCGCGCTTCCGCATCGTTCCTGGACTGGCCGATGGCAACAGCGCCGTCTCGTTCGAGTCGGTCAATCTTCCCGGCTACTTCCTCAGACACAGCAACTACGTGCTGGTCCTGGCGCGCAATGATGGCACGGACCAGTTCAAGCAGGACGCCACCTTCCGGGATGTCGCGGGCCTGGCGAACTCGGCCTGGACGTCCTACCAGTCGTACAACGTTCCAGGCTCCTACATCCGCCACTCCAACTACACGCTCCGCATCGATCCCATCAACAGCTCGACCGGGCAGTCGGACGCGACGTTCAAGGAAGTCAGTCCGTGA
- a CDS encoding vWA domain-containing protein produces MNSALKLPVILGSAAVLAVSALLLDQPFQGTPEAPPMRPAVAPIAKADANQPVIQIALLLDTSGSMDGLLDQARSQLWNIVNRFSHAKRDGVAPQLQIALYAYGNADPGANSHEIRQVLPFTTDLDLVSEHLFSLRTSGGDEHCGEVIRDASAQLAWSKDPDAMRLIFIAGNEPFTQGPVDFDDAVKNARERGITVNTIHCGDYEEGVAGKWKDAAALADGSYMNIDQNQRVVEIAAPQDAEIAQLGAELNKTYVAYGTAGRKSQLRQEAQDSNSLGVSIASMVSRSVAKSSRNYSNESWDLVDAVKKNQVDVASVPAEDLPEPMRGLDAAGRKAWLEAREQERTRLQQRIQTLNAERQRFLAQAREQQAAPGADTLEGAIGQVVAREAKKRHLTLE; encoded by the coding sequence ATGAACTCGGCACTCAAGCTTCCCGTCATCCTTGGCTCCGCCGCGGTGCTCGCGGTCTCCGCCCTCCTGCTGGACCAGCCCTTCCAGGGCACGCCCGAGGCGCCGCCCATGAGGCCGGCCGTGGCCCCCATCGCCAAGGCGGACGCGAATCAGCCCGTCATCCAGATTGCCCTGCTGCTGGACACCAGCGGCAGCATGGACGGCCTGCTGGACCAGGCCCGCTCGCAGCTGTGGAACATCGTCAACCGCTTCTCCCACGCGAAGCGCGACGGCGTGGCACCGCAGCTCCAGATCGCCCTGTACGCGTACGGCAACGCCGACCCGGGCGCCAACTCCCATGAGATCCGCCAGGTACTGCCCTTCACCACGGACCTGGACCTGGTCTCCGAGCACCTCTTCTCCCTGAGAACGTCCGGCGGCGACGAGCACTGCGGAGAGGTCATCCGCGACGCCTCCGCGCAGCTCGCCTGGAGCAAGGATCCGGACGCCATGCGGCTCATCTTCATCGCCGGCAACGAGCCCTTCACCCAGGGCCCCGTCGACTTCGATGACGCGGTGAAGAACGCCCGCGAGCGCGGCATCACCGTCAACACCATCCACTGTGGCGACTACGAGGAGGGCGTCGCCGGGAAGTGGAAGGACGCGGCGGCGCTCGCCGACGGCAGCTACATGAACATCGACCAGAACCAGCGTGTGGTGGAGATCGCCGCGCCTCAGGACGCGGAGATCGCCCAGCTGGGCGCGGAGCTGAACAAGACGTATGTCGCCTACGGCACCGCCGGCAGGAAGAGCCAGTTGCGCCAGGAGGCGCAGGACAGCAACTCGCTCGGTGTCTCCATCGCCAGCATGGTGTCGCGCTCGGTGGCCAAGTCGTCCCGCAACTACTCGAACGAGAGCTGGGACCTGGTGGACGCGGTGAAGAAGAACCAGGTGGACGTGGCGTCCGTCCCGGCCGAGGACCTGCCGGAGCCGATGCGCGGGCTGGACGCCGCCGGCCGCAAGGCGTGGCTGGAGGCGCGCGAGCAGGAGCGGACGCGGCTCCAGCAGCGCATCCAGACGCTCAACGCCGAGCGCCAGCGGTTCCTCGCCCAGGCGCGCGAGCAGCAGGCCGCTCCGGGGGCGGACACGCTGGAAGGGGCCATCGGCCAGGTCGTGGCGCGCGAGGCGAAGAAGCGTCACCTCACGCTGGAGTAG